From the genome of Halomonas sp. I5-271120, one region includes:
- a CDS encoding PEP-CTERM/exosortase system-associated acyltransferase, whose translation METKEKLETSKKKYTARRNAYLFDKYFQVNIASTQKEEENLRRLRHEIFIEELEYKLNADKDKQFEYDRFDNSSIHCFITHKRTGMIAGCMRLVKPVKGDSDNLSLPLEDVCTPLFNHPNSHPRNFPNNEVCEVSRFAIPKIFRKNKNQETESSKNFKFQDEESELFPIIMISLFLATFALVGLTGRPHVFALMQPNLPRALSFSGFYFTRVTDIFEYFGTRGAFYINYESAKNEFKKELNPLYLHIRNQIKEKLPAEHISVSQKL comes from the coding sequence ATGGAAACTAAAGAAAAATTAGAGACAAGCAAAAAAAAATATACGGCTAGAAGAAACGCCTATTTATTCGACAAGTATTTCCAAGTCAACATCGCCAGCACACAAAAGGAGGAGGAAAATCTCCGAAGGCTAAGGCATGAAATATTCATCGAAGAACTTGAATACAAGCTTAATGCTGACAAAGATAAACAATTTGAATACGATCGCTTTGACAACTCATCTATACACTGCTTTATTACGCATAAAAGAACTGGAATGATAGCAGGGTGCATGAGGCTAGTTAAACCCGTGAAGGGTGATTCGGATAATTTATCACTACCTCTAGAGGATGTTTGCACACCACTTTTTAATCACCCCAACTCTCACCCAAGAAACTTTCCTAATAATGAGGTGTGCGAAGTATCAAGGTTCGCAATCCCTAAGATTTTCCGGAAGAACAAAAACCAAGAAACTGAAAGCTCAAAAAACTTTAAATTCCAAGACGAAGAGTCTGAATTGTTTCCAATAATCATGATCAGCCTCTTCCTTGCAACCTTCGCCTTAGTCGGACTAACAGGAAGACCACATGTCTTTGCATTAATGCAACCTAACTTACCTAGAGCCCTATCATTTTCAGGGTTTTATTTTACAAGGGTAACAGATATATTCGAATACTTTGGAACTAGAGGTGCTTTCTACATAAACTACGAAAGTGCAAAAAATGAATTCAAGAAAGAGCTTAACCCTCTCTACCTACACATTAGAAACCAGATTAAGGAAAAACTTCCTGCCGAACACATCTCGGTCAGTCAGAAACTTTAA
- a CDS encoding EAL domain-containing protein: MTTVFTMVGRDNLLRQFDDSRNVQLKRQTRIIRQALSQSMDSLRQIAALNASLTPGLGNALKQADQTIIADSFSNKWPTLQLEAGIDELMVLDGTGQPLAQWGASQAGHDLPITEWGKKVIASDMPFTTLRCFANCRQYALAPILVDGQSHGAILVSRSLADVTRQAREVSGSDVALLITGQYAREQLDVTRSVSSWHGKLATLTNQKETLPLIHQAAYLSSLEELQDRSIRLKHDNNHIEISAILLNSGSTRSANGHFLLMSDISSQMDAIDRDTGTILATGLIGWLAAEAMLLAILWKPMARVRRLSSVLPALAEGGFAKAKQMIPLPKRRLLDEIDLLDAAALDLAGQLETLEGEVQSRGELLNARLAELARERDFIESLLDTAHVLILTQDDQGRISLVNQYCQDIFGQPYDIMLGQRFEALFHNPSDADYEIRTHQAEERLLRGKNEEQRTIVWYHARLSDSSDPSMHTISVGIDITDRKAAESRLAWLASRDPLTGLYNRRAFQDRVEKALNSGIPGAILFMDLDQFKDVNELSGHPAGDRLLEIVARNIEDNLGSRGIVARLGGDEFSVLLENSGDGEAIQIAKAIEKILDNTSLLLPDGRRHRASVSIGIACYPLHGHTPADLMANADVAMYKAKESSLNRWHILSTLDEAKTELQERVYWIERIRYALKNDEFELMAQPIARLADREVKHYEILLRLRGENGELISPWHFIPIAERSGQIIQIDRWVIRKSLQLLSLLNNTEITISVNLSGHTLHDKELKQFLEQEVIDSGANPEKLILEVTETAAVTDFITARDMLQSLRNIGCKTALDDFGVGFSSFHYLEKLPIDYIKIDGSFIREICSNNNSKVIVKAISDISTGLGKQAIAEFIEDEETIIALQSYGIKYGQGFHIGKPELAKKILFRKQTT, translated from the coding sequence ATGACTACAGTCTTCACGATGGTCGGCCGAGACAACCTTCTGCGACAATTCGATGATTCCCGCAACGTTCAGCTGAAACGGCAAACCAGAATAATTCGTCAAGCCCTCAGCCAGTCTATGGATAGCCTGCGGCAGATCGCAGCACTGAACGCCTCTCTCACCCCAGGTCTTGGAAATGCTCTGAAGCAAGCTGATCAAACAATCATCGCCGACTCTTTCAGTAATAAATGGCCAACACTACAACTGGAAGCGGGTATCGACGAACTCATGGTACTAGATGGCACTGGCCAGCCGCTTGCTCAATGGGGTGCCAGTCAGGCCGGCCATGACTTACCCATCACGGAATGGGGCAAGAAAGTTATTGCTTCCGACATGCCCTTCACGACATTACGCTGCTTCGCTAACTGCCGGCAGTATGCATTGGCTCCTATTCTGGTAGATGGCCAAAGCCATGGTGCTATCTTGGTCTCTCGCTCACTAGCTGATGTAACTCGGCAGGCCCGAGAAGTATCCGGAAGCGATGTCGCCCTGCTGATTACAGGGCAATATGCTCGAGAGCAATTGGACGTAACACGCAGTGTCAGTTCCTGGCATGGCAAGTTGGCCACACTCACCAACCAAAAAGAAACCTTGCCACTTATACACCAAGCGGCATATCTCAGTTCATTAGAAGAGTTGCAAGATCGGTCCATTAGGCTGAAACATGATAATAATCATATAGAAATCAGCGCGATTCTCCTCAACAGCGGTAGTACACGAAGTGCGAATGGCCACTTCTTACTTATGTCCGATATTTCATCGCAAATGGATGCCATCGACCGAGATACTGGCACAATCCTCGCGACCGGTTTAATTGGATGGCTAGCTGCAGAAGCAATGCTTCTAGCCATCCTCTGGAAGCCCATGGCGCGGGTTCGCCGGCTATCAAGCGTATTGCCAGCACTCGCAGAAGGCGGTTTTGCCAAGGCTAAACAGATGATACCGCTGCCGAAACGGCGTCTTTTGGATGAAATCGACCTACTCGATGCCGCTGCATTGGATCTTGCAGGTCAGTTGGAGACCCTTGAAGGTGAAGTCCAGTCTCGCGGCGAGCTTTTGAACGCCCGCCTGGCAGAACTAGCCAGAGAGCGAGATTTCATCGAAAGTCTTCTAGATACTGCACATGTTTTGATTCTGACACAAGACGATCAAGGCAGAATCAGCTTGGTCAACCAGTACTGCCAAGATATTTTTGGCCAGCCATACGATATTATGCTTGGACAACGATTCGAAGCGCTATTCCATAATCCAAGCGACGCTGATTATGAGATTAGGACTCACCAGGCAGAGGAACGCCTACTTCGCGGTAAAAATGAAGAACAACGCACTATTGTCTGGTATCACGCTCGCCTATCTGACAGCAGCGACCCTTCTATGCATACCATTTCTGTCGGCATCGACATAACCGACCGAAAAGCTGCAGAGTCTAGACTCGCCTGGCTAGCAAGCCGTGACCCTCTGACTGGTCTATATAATCGGCGTGCTTTCCAAGATAGGGTAGAAAAAGCATTAAATAGCGGCATTCCAGGGGCAATCCTGTTCATGGATCTTGACCAATTCAAGGATGTCAACGAACTCAGCGGCCACCCCGCCGGTGACAGACTACTTGAAATCGTAGCCCGCAATATTGAGGATAATCTGGGAAGCCGAGGCATTGTCGCTCGGCTGGGTGGCGATGAGTTTTCAGTATTATTGGAGAACTCAGGCGATGGCGAGGCTATTCAGATTGCGAAAGCTATCGAAAAAATACTCGATAATACTAGCTTGTTGCTACCAGACGGACGTCGTCACCGCGCAAGTGTAAGTATCGGCATCGCCTGCTATCCTCTACATGGCCATACGCCAGCGGATCTGATGGCCAACGCCGATGTTGCCATGTACAAAGCGAAGGAGAGCAGCCTCAATCGTTGGCATATACTTTCTACTCTTGATGAAGCAAAAACCGAGCTGCAAGAACGTGTCTATTGGATAGAGCGAATTCGTTACGCACTAAAAAACGATGAGTTTGAGCTAATGGCTCAACCTATTGCTCGATTAGCCGACCGCGAAGTAAAACATTACGAAATACTCCTGAGGCTTCGTGGTGAGAATGGAGAATTAATATCGCCTTGGCATTTTATACCAATCGCCGAACGTAGCGGGCAGATTATTCAAATAGACCGCTGGGTGATTAGGAAAAGCCTCCAGCTCCTGAGCCTTCTCAACAACACCGAAATCACCATATCTGTAAACCTCTCCGGGCACACACTTCACGACAAAGAGCTAAAACAATTTCTTGAGCAGGAAGTTATTGATAGTGGCGCCAACCCAGAAAAATTGATCTTGGAAGTTACCGAAACAGCTGCAGTGACAGACTTCATCACCGCCAGAGATATGCTTCAATCCTTACGCAACATAGGCTGCAAAACTGCACTTGATGACTTCGGAGTTGGCTTTAGCAGCTTTCACTACTTAGAGAAACTTCCGATTGACTATATAAAAATAGACGGGTCATTTATCCGAGAAATATGCTCAAACAATAATAGCAAAGTTATCGTAAAAGCCATATCAGATATATCCACTGGGCTTGGGAAACAAGCCATTGCAGAATTCATCGAAGACGAAGAAACCATCATTGCTTTACAGAGTTATGGGATAAAATATGGCCAAGGATTCCATATCGGAAAACCAGAGCTTGCCAAAAAAATACTATTTAGAAAACAAACAACCTGA